The following proteins are co-located in the Poecile atricapillus isolate bPoeAtr1 chromosome 2, bPoeAtr1.hap1, whole genome shotgun sequence genome:
- the MRPL36 gene encoding large ribosomal subunit protein bL36m, which translates to MLSLLVRAAATAAPLRSLCRSSLCSLAPWGRAAGLPAACARWAPQPWRAPRGLLAAPPPPGPPLPAGLKTKTVLKRRCKDCYIVRRRGRLYVCCKSNPRHKQRKG; encoded by the coding sequence ATGCTGTCCCTCCTGGTCAGGGCCGCCGCCACGGCCGCCCCGCTGCGCTCGCTGTGCCGCTCGTCCTTGTGCTCGCTGGCCCCGTGGGGACGGGCGGCGGGGCTGCCCGCGGCGTGTGCTCGCTGGGCCCCTCAGCCGTGGCGGGCGCCCCGCGGGCTGCtggccgcgccgccgccgcccgggccGCCGCTGCCGGCCGGGCTGAAGACGAAGACGGTGCTGAAGAGGCGCTGCAAGGACTGCTACATCGTCCGGCGGCGTGGGAGGCTCTACGTGTGCTGCAAGAGCAACCCGCGGCACAAGCAGCGCAAGGGGTAG
- the NDUFS6 gene encoding NADH dehydrogenase [ubiquinone] iron-sulfur protein 6, mitochondrial, with the protein MAAPAATFRWLLPRSRPLLSRPALAAAAARPYGVRASATGELVTHTGQVYDEKDYRRVRFVGRQKEVNKNFAIDLIAEQPVSQVESRVISCDGGGGALGHPKVYINLDKETKTGTCGYCGLQFKQKRH; encoded by the exons ATGGCGGCGCCCGCCGCGACCTTCCGCTGGCTGCTGCCGCGGAGCCGCCCGCTGCTGTCCCGCCCGGCGCtggccgctgccgccgcccggCCCTACGGTGTGCGGGCCTCCGCCACCGGCGAGCTGGTGACGCACACGGGGCag GTATATGACGAGAAGGATTATAGAAGAGTTAGATTTGTTGGACGTCAAAAGGAG GTGAACAAGAATTTTGCAATTGATTTGATAGCGGAACAGCCTGTgagtcaagttgaaagcagagTGATATCATGCGATGGTGGTGGTGGAGCTTTGGGACATCCCAAAGTATACATAAACCTG GACAAAGAGACAAAGACCGGAACATGTGGCTACTGTGGACTTCAGTTTAAACAGAAACGTCACTGA